In the genome of Burkholderia diffusa, one region contains:
- a CDS encoding response regulator, translating to MIADDHPAVLFGLQQILETVDTFRLVGVCQNSTELISTLRRTPCDVVLSDYTMPPGEYGDGLALFGYLQRHFPDVGLVVFTMMSNPVVIRSLITQGVSSVLSKADPIGHIITAIHASYASGKYTSPSISALLANAQLSAPGPMHDLSPREAEVLRLLVSGQSVADIARHLRRSKQTVSTQKRSVMRKFGAATDMELIKFALEATDQRK from the coding sequence GTGATTGCCGACGACCATCCCGCCGTGCTATTCGGTTTGCAACAGATCCTCGAAACCGTCGACACGTTTCGGCTTGTCGGCGTCTGCCAGAACTCGACGGAACTGATCTCGACGCTGCGACGCACACCGTGCGACGTCGTGCTGTCCGACTATACGATGCCGCCTGGCGAATACGGCGACGGGCTGGCCCTGTTCGGCTACCTGCAGCGGCATTTCCCCGACGTCGGGCTGGTCGTGTTCACGATGATGTCCAATCCCGTGGTGATCCGTTCGCTCATTACGCAAGGCGTGTCATCGGTACTGAGCAAGGCGGATCCGATCGGGCACATCATCACGGCGATTCACGCGAGCTACGCAAGCGGCAAGTACACGTCGCCGAGCATCAGCGCCCTCCTTGCCAACGCGCAACTCAGCGCGCCCGGTCCGATGCACGATCTTTCTCCGCGCGAGGCAGAGGTGTTGCGGCTTCTGGTCTCCGGACAGTCCGTCGCCGACATCGCGAGGCACTTGAGGCGCAGCAAGCAGACGGTCAGCACGCAGAAACGCAGCGTGATGCGCAAGTTCGGCGCGGCGACCGACATGGAACTGATCAAGTTCGCATTGGAAGCCACCGATCAGCGTAAGTGA
- a CDS encoding alpha/beta fold hydrolase, translated as MNMRIEPSVLANPDLQFATLSSGISLPYVERGSGAPMVFVHGSLCDYRYWEPQLASLSAHYRCIAPSLSHYWPAVEAGIQDEFSWQNHVDELAEFIDALDLGPVHLVGHSRGGSVAFNVARQHPQLVDTLTLADPGGPLQQPGVREAALPAAAIALRTKAVTLIGQGEVEAGLEMFVDSVSLPGAWKKSTSRFRTMAIDNASTLPKQLQDPLPAYSQHTASDIACRTLLIDGQRSPKMFRNNVETLSQWIGDVHRQTVAGASHGMNAANPAAFNGYVHEFIST; from the coding sequence ATGAACATGCGAATCGAGCCGTCGGTGCTCGCGAACCCCGACCTGCAATTTGCGACGCTGTCGTCAGGCATCAGCCTGCCGTATGTCGAGCGGGGCAGCGGCGCGCCGATGGTGTTCGTGCACGGATCGTTGTGCGACTACCGCTACTGGGAACCGCAACTCGCGTCGCTGTCGGCGCACTACCGCTGCATCGCGCCGAGCTTGAGCCACTACTGGCCGGCCGTCGAAGCCGGGATCCAGGACGAATTCAGCTGGCAGAACCACGTCGACGAGCTCGCCGAATTCATCGATGCACTCGATCTTGGCCCCGTGCATCTCGTCGGCCACTCGCGGGGCGGCAGCGTCGCGTTCAACGTCGCCCGTCAGCATCCGCAGCTCGTCGACACGCTGACGCTCGCGGATCCGGGCGGTCCGCTGCAACAGCCGGGCGTGCGCGAAGCCGCGCTGCCGGCCGCCGCGATCGCACTGCGCACGAAGGCCGTGACCCTGATCGGGCAAGGCGAAGTGGAAGCCGGCCTGGAGATGTTCGTCGATTCGGTCAGCCTGCCCGGCGCCTGGAAGAAGAGCACGTCGCGCTTTCGCACGATGGCGATCGACAACGCGAGCACGCTGCCGAAGCAGCTTCAGGATCCGCTGCCCGCGTATTCGCAGCACACGGCGTCGGATATCGCATGCCGCACGCTGCTGATCGACGGCCAGCGCAGCCCGAAGATGTTCCGCAACAACGTCGAAACGCTGTCGCAGTGGATCGGCGACGTGCACCGGCAGACCGTCGCCGGTGCATCGCACGGGATGAACGCGGCCAATCCGGCTGCATTCAACGGCTACGTCCACGAGTTCATCTCGACCTGA
- a CDS encoding UTRA domain-containing protein: MNDRPPTQIMQIRQALTGQIDSGLLAPGAKLPSERELCELFGTTRITLKDALLALEAEGLIYREERRGWFVAYPRLNYNPLYRTYFQRMVTMQKRQVETKVVGIGHVVANALLCKEMALAPLTRLYQIRRLRYLDGRRVSYVEHFLKPERFPGILEHDFSKSLTQTYEQCYGLHFSRSRFEIYPSAARGDVAQQLNVTPGSPILMITRVNFDQHGMLVDCDHEYWRHDAVRISVDSQADQPWGGEDTA; the protein is encoded by the coding sequence ATGAACGACCGCCCTCCAACCCAGATCATGCAAATCCGGCAAGCGCTTACCGGCCAGATCGACAGCGGCCTGCTTGCTCCCGGTGCGAAGCTGCCGTCCGAACGTGAACTCTGCGAACTGTTCGGCACGACCCGCATCACGCTCAAGGACGCGCTGCTGGCGCTCGAGGCCGAAGGCCTGATCTACCGGGAAGAACGGCGTGGCTGGTTCGTCGCCTATCCGCGACTGAACTACAACCCGCTCTACCGCACGTATTTTCAGCGCATGGTCACGATGCAGAAGCGTCAGGTGGAGACGAAGGTCGTCGGTATCGGGCACGTCGTCGCGAACGCGCTCCTGTGCAAGGAAATGGCGCTTGCGCCGCTCACGCGCTTGTACCAGATACGCCGCTTACGCTATCTGGACGGTCGCAGAGTGTCGTACGTCGAGCATTTCCTCAAGCCGGAGCGCTTTCCCGGCATTCTCGAGCACGATTTTTCGAAATCGCTGACGCAGACTTATGAACAGTGCTACGGCCTGCACTTTTCCCGCTCGCGATTCGAGATCTATCCATCGGCCGCGCGCGGTGACGTCGCCCAGCAGTTGAACGTCACGCCCGGCAGTCCGATCCTGATGATCACGCGGGTCAATTTCGACCAGCACGGCATGCTGGTTGACTGCGACCACGAATACTGGCGCCACGACGCGGTTCGCATTTCTGTCGACAGCCAGGCGGACCAGCCGTGGGGTGGTGAGGATACTGCATGA
- a CDS encoding ABC transporter substrate-binding protein: MRTLIAGCIAGALSLTISAAFAQNIDGLIGAAKKEGAVNSLGMPADWANWQDTWTQLSRKYGLKHQDTDLSSAEEIAKFDAEKTNASGDIGDVGYTFAPIAVKKGVTQPYKPTTWNQIPAWAKDNDGQWAVSYTGTIAFIVNNKLVKNPPKTWADLLKGKYKVALGDVGTSARASSAVLAAAYALGGNEKNLKPALDLFAELAKQGRLTLNDPNIANLEKGEVEVGIQWDFNALAYRDKIDSSRFDVLIPQDGSLTYGYSTIINKYAKHPNAAMLAREYILSDAGQVNLARGYARPIRADVKIPQDVVAKLLPASQYRVAKPIGDIAAWEVAQKQLPRAWQEQVIVNMQ; the protein is encoded by the coding sequence ATGCGCACCCTGATCGCCGGTTGCATCGCCGGCGCCCTGAGCCTGACCATCTCCGCCGCATTCGCGCAAAATATCGACGGCCTCATCGGCGCCGCGAAAAAAGAAGGCGCGGTCAACAGCCTCGGCATGCCGGCCGACTGGGCCAACTGGCAGGACACGTGGACCCAGCTTTCACGGAAATACGGGCTAAAGCACCAGGACACCGACCTGAGCTCCGCCGAGGAGATCGCAAAGTTCGACGCCGAGAAGACCAATGCGAGCGGCGACATCGGCGACGTCGGCTATACGTTCGCGCCGATCGCCGTGAAAAAGGGCGTGACCCAGCCGTACAAGCCGACCACCTGGAACCAGATTCCAGCGTGGGCAAAAGACAACGACGGCCAATGGGCAGTGTCGTACACCGGCACGATCGCCTTCATCGTCAACAACAAGCTGGTGAAGAATCCGCCGAAGACATGGGCCGATCTGCTGAAGGGCAAATACAAGGTCGCGCTCGGTGACGTCGGCACGTCGGCGCGCGCGAGCAGTGCGGTGCTTGCCGCCGCCTATGCACTCGGCGGCAACGAGAAGAACCTGAAGCCGGCGCTCGACCTGTTCGCTGAGCTCGCGAAGCAGGGGCGGCTGACCCTGAACGACCCGAACATCGCGAATCTCGAAAAAGGTGAGGTAGAGGTCGGCATTCAGTGGGATTTCAACGCACTCGCGTATCGTGACAAGATCGACTCGTCGCGTTTCGACGTGCTGATCCCGCAGGACGGTTCGCTGACTTACGGTTACTCGACGATCATCAACAAGTATGCAAAGCACCCGAACGCGGCGATGCTGGCACGTGAATACATTCTGAGCGACGCCGGCCAGGTCAACCTGGCGCGCGGCTATGCGCGTCCGATCCGCGCCGACGTGAAGATTCCGCAGGACGTCGTCGCGAAACTGCTGCCGGCGTCGCAGTATCGCGTCGCAAAGCCCATCGGCGACATCGCTGCCTGGGAAGTCGCGCAGAAGCAATTGCCGCGCGCATGGCAGGAGCAGGTGATCGTCAACATGCAGTGA
- a CDS encoding ABC transporter permease codes for MRADRFHRGVVGLLSVLLVAPVVATLLYSLSRHWEATILPEGLTFDWYARLWHDTRFLIAFGHSLLLCVGTLLLATLTIVPAAFVVCYRFPRLDRWMNVLILIPFSMPPVVASVGLLQLFADGPLPLVGTPWILLGSYFTIVLPFVYRALADSLRSLDVTSLMDAAYLLGADTPQAFVRVILPNLRKGLTASLLLSFSLLLGEFVFANMLAGARYETLQVYLYGLNAGSGHLTSALVMSYFLSTLVLTGFATRLGHSSK; via the coding sequence ATGCGCGCTGACCGTTTCCATCGCGGGGTCGTCGGGTTGCTGAGCGTGCTGCTCGTCGCGCCCGTCGTCGCAACGCTGCTCTACTCGCTCTCGCGGCACTGGGAGGCGACGATCCTGCCCGAAGGGCTGACGTTCGACTGGTACGCGCGGCTCTGGCACGACACCCGATTTCTCATCGCGTTCGGACATTCGCTGCTGCTGTGCGTCGGCACGCTGCTGCTCGCGACACTCACGATCGTGCCGGCCGCATTCGTCGTCTGCTACCGCTTTCCACGGCTCGACCGCTGGATGAACGTGCTGATCCTGATTCCGTTCTCGATGCCCCCGGTGGTCGCATCCGTCGGATTGCTGCAGTTGTTCGCCGACGGGCCGCTGCCGCTCGTCGGCACGCCGTGGATCCTGCTCGGCAGCTATTTCACCATCGTATTGCCGTTTGTCTATCGCGCACTGGCCGACAGCCTGCGCTCGCTCGATGTGACAAGCCTGATGGACGCCGCCTACCTGCTGGGCGCCGATACACCACAAGCGTTCGTCCGTGTGATCCTGCCGAATCTGCGCAAAGGCCTGACAGCGTCGCTGTTGTTGTCCTTCTCCCTCCTGCTCGGCGAATTCGTGTTTGCGAACATGCTCGCCGGCGCGCGCTACGAGACGCTGCAGGTTTATCTGTACGGCCTCAACGCCGGCAGCGGCCATCTGACCAGCGCGCTCGTGATGAGCTACTTTCTCTCTACCCTCGTGCTGACCGGGTTCGCGACCCGGCTCGGCCATTCAAGCAAATAA
- a CDS encoding hybrid sensor histidine kinase/response regulator, which yields MRVTPSLNLLSRFRTHQQILLFSGAGVLTFFILLTFALSLTGALRSYLGDERQTFSRDQALVLDRVYVSAVRVRLAAVQGETAWEASGLADPEMRRRFDAHGGQMVFPSTADVNLPLLLRLPGAPRSPDDELRRILMYAKGPAGFSRHQMKSQSEAQYMSWQAMGYVVFPSMSVVGISPLPQLSDPRVARAIADRARLARYYLAGLDNFDQWAVPRESARELRWLPPEPDPVTGQTYYRVAAGMFEGSRPFGVVVGQYMPERLIESLVPGSFAGTYMIVDARGVPVVSTSAPPLGSATIRQVLAEQRANASSSQLTERYADGAMTISMPLARSGWSLVYVLPRHVIVNTVARRIAGTASATALALVLLWTFVLLFNRKVVAPLFERSERVFDSEHLSRTLIETAPVGLALVNVSDNTVLLESAHMQALEARVGARDGTLIGDVLKRHAPAVFLEQRGSQAATADIQLSLPGDDGGMIDLAAKLTPAHYQGRPVVVAAFSDVTAERRLARQLTAAKHAADSANAAKTAFLAAMSHEIRTPLNAILGHLELLERLPQAAPVAARVRTVASSSRALLDVLNDILDFSKVEAGEMSFESIRFDLARLISEAVAMLMPLAQRKGLALTWSIDPALPSHYVGDPGRIRQIVVNLVGNAIKFTDDGHVSIDVRAGGGELSASPVVIDVTDTGIGIAADRQVHIFDAFDQADVSITRRFGGTGLGLALCKRIAESMGGAIAVDSEVGRGSTFTVTVPISPDDETALDVEMDVDTPDDDADLRGIHVLVAEDHEVNRELIRDQLDALGYTYDIVENGLVALRYFNERHYDLVLTDLAMPAMDGYTLATCLRAQGARTPIIAITADVTAANTRRAQEAGISGVLLKPMSLASIDAVARKHLKLAADPHAAAAIVAAAERSIVLSPSLVAALDQRTEESLLAIDEAMAHGDWETVGSRVHSIKGAFAMIHEQAVVDACVRLEDVIRHAPDVDGGEASDALAGVRTSVTSVLERIVTDQESHQAGASD from the coding sequence ATGCGTGTGACCCCGTCGCTCAACCTGCTCAGCCGTTTTCGCACCCATCAGCAGATCCTGTTGTTCTCGGGCGCCGGGGTACTGACGTTCTTCATCCTGCTCACGTTCGCGCTAAGCCTGACCGGGGCCTTGCGTAGCTACCTCGGTGACGAGCGGCAGACGTTCAGTCGCGACCAGGCGCTGGTGCTCGACAGGGTCTACGTCAGCGCGGTCCGCGTGCGGCTCGCTGCCGTGCAGGGCGAGACCGCCTGGGAAGCTTCCGGCCTTGCCGATCCCGAGATGCGGCGGCGGTTCGACGCACATGGCGGTCAAATGGTCTTTCCGTCCACGGCGGATGTGAACCTGCCGTTGTTGCTCCGTCTGCCGGGCGCTCCGCGGAGTCCGGACGACGAGCTGCGTCGTATTCTGATGTACGCGAAAGGCCCTGCCGGCTTTTCCCGGCACCAGATGAAATCGCAGAGCGAAGCGCAATATATGTCGTGGCAGGCGATGGGGTACGTGGTCTTCCCTTCGATGTCGGTAGTCGGCATCAGCCCGCTGCCTCAGTTGTCCGATCCGCGCGTGGCTCGCGCCATTGCCGATCGGGCGCGCCTGGCCCGCTATTACCTGGCCGGTCTCGACAATTTCGATCAGTGGGCCGTCCCGCGGGAAAGCGCGCGCGAGCTCCGTTGGTTGCCACCGGAGCCGGATCCGGTGACCGGGCAGACGTACTATCGCGTCGCCGCCGGGATGTTCGAGGGCAGCCGGCCCTTCGGTGTCGTCGTCGGGCAGTACATGCCGGAAAGGCTGATCGAGTCGCTCGTTCCGGGTTCGTTTGCCGGTACGTACATGATCGTCGATGCGCGCGGCGTGCCCGTGGTGAGCACGTCGGCCCCGCCGCTTGGCAGCGCGACAATCCGGCAGGTGCTCGCGGAACAGCGGGCGAACGCGTCGTCGTCGCAGTTGACCGAGCGCTATGCGGATGGCGCGATGACGATTTCCATGCCGCTCGCCCGATCGGGATGGTCGCTCGTCTACGTATTGCCCCGGCATGTCATCGTGAACACGGTGGCGCGGCGCATTGCCGGCACCGCGAGCGCCACCGCGCTCGCGCTCGTGCTGTTATGGACGTTCGTCCTCCTCTTCAATCGCAAGGTCGTCGCGCCGCTGTTCGAGCGTTCGGAGCGCGTGTTCGACAGCGAACATCTGAGTCGCACGCTGATCGAGACAGCGCCGGTCGGGCTGGCGCTCGTCAACGTGAGCGACAACACCGTGCTGCTCGAAAGCGCGCATATGCAGGCACTCGAGGCCCGTGTCGGCGCGCGCGACGGCACGCTCATCGGTGACGTGCTGAAGCGCCATGCGCCGGCAGTGTTCCTCGAGCAGCGCGGCAGCCAGGCGGCGACGGCCGACATCCAGCTGAGCCTGCCTGGCGACGACGGTGGCATGATCGATCTCGCGGCCAAGCTGACGCCGGCGCACTATCAGGGGCGGCCGGTGGTGGTCGCGGCATTTTCCGACGTGACGGCCGAACGTCGGCTGGCTCGCCAGCTGACCGCGGCCAAGCATGCGGCCGACAGCGCGAACGCGGCGAAGACGGCCTTTCTCGCCGCGATGAGCCACGAGATCCGCACGCCGCTCAATGCGATTCTCGGCCACCTCGAATTACTGGAGCGCCTGCCGCAAGCAGCACCCGTCGCGGCGCGCGTGCGCACGGTCGCGTCGTCGTCGCGCGCGTTGCTGGACGTTCTCAACGACATCCTCGATTTCTCGAAGGTCGAGGCGGGCGAGATGAGTTTCGAATCGATCAGGTTCGACCTGGCGCGCCTGATCTCGGAGGCGGTCGCGATGCTCATGCCGCTCGCGCAACGCAAGGGGCTCGCGCTCACCTGGTCGATCGATCCCGCGCTGCCGAGTCACTATGTCGGTGACCCGGGGCGCATCCGGCAGATCGTCGTCAACCTGGTGGGAAATGCAATCAAGTTCACCGATGACGGCCATGTGTCGATCGACGTGCGGGCAGGCGGGGGCGAACTTTCTGCGTCGCCGGTCGTCATCGATGTGACCGATACGGGGATCGGCATTGCCGCCGACCGTCAGGTGCACATCTTCGACGCATTCGATCAGGCAGACGTGTCGATCACGCGGCGCTTCGGTGGCACCGGGCTGGGCCTCGCGCTGTGCAAGCGCATTGCCGAATCGATGGGCGGCGCGATCGCGGTGGACAGCGAGGTCGGACGTGGCAGCACCTTCACCGTGACGGTGCCGATATCGCCTGATGACGAAACGGCGCTTGACGTGGAAATGGACGTCGACACCCCGGATGACGACGCCGACCTGCGCGGCATCCATGTGCTCGTGGCCGAGGACCATGAAGTCAATCGCGAACTGATCCGCGACCAGCTCGACGCGCTCGGCTATACGTACGACATCGTCGAGAACGGTCTCGTCGCGCTGCGCTATTTCAATGAGCGGCATTACGACCTGGTGTTGACCGATCTGGCGATGCCGGCGATGGATGGCTACACGCTCGCGACGTGCCTGCGCGCTCAAGGCGCGCGCACGCCGATCATCGCGATTACCGCCGATGTCACGGCGGCCAATACGCGGCGCGCGCAGGAAGCGGGGATTTCGGGCGTGCTGCTCAAGCCGATGTCGCTTGCGTCGATCGATGCGGTTGCGCGCAAGCACCTGAAGCTCGCTGCGGATCCGCACGCCGCCGCGGCGATCGTAGCCGCGGCCGAACGGTCGATCGTGCTGTCGCCAAGCCTCGTGGCCGCGCTGGACCAGCGCACGGAAGAGTCGTTGTTGGCCATCGACGAGGCGATGGCCCATGGCGACTGGGAGACCGTGGGCTCGCGCGTTCATTCGATCAAGGGCGCATTCGCAATGATTCACGAGCAGGCGGTGGTCGATGCCTGTGTGCGGCTGGAAGACGTGATTCGCCACGCGCCGGACGTCGATGGCGGAGAGGCGTCCGATGCGCTGGCCGGAGTCCGCACGAGTGTGACGTCGGTGCTCGAGCGGATCGTGACGGATCAAGAATCGCATCAAGCCGGGGCGAGCGATTGA
- a CDS encoding common pilus major fimbrillin subunit EcpA, whose amino-acid sequence MREFNASSVGVRADLEMYPRGKRGCFPVILNPLINFHESFDMKKNALRLAAASALAFAIAAPAIAATTTEEARVKWTASVVKKSDVTLSVYAEGSTNLDFDWSVANNAFTSQDRALTVMAAGYQGGEGYSIEAQVTRNTLNAAAGGVKDTLKVGVELGGIELGDAPVQILAGTKGDTAPTTAANGLQNMNLSKAGANKTPNGSYHQANGVPVKFSIAEGTDNAGAKLTGADLANVADGKYNGDVEVRFVASWKTPDA is encoded by the coding sequence ATGAGGGAATTCAATGCCTCATCGGTTGGTGTCAGAGCTGATCTAGAGATGTATCCCCGAGGAAAACGGGGCTGTTTTCCGGTCATTCTGAATCCTTTGATTAACTTCCATGAGTCATTCGACATGAAGAAAAACGCACTCCGTCTCGCCGCGGCATCCGCACTGGCCTTCGCGATCGCCGCCCCGGCTATCGCGGCAACCACTACCGAAGAAGCGCGCGTGAAGTGGACCGCCTCGGTGGTCAAGAAGTCCGACGTGACCCTGAGCGTGTATGCAGAAGGCAGCACGAACCTCGACTTCGACTGGAGCGTCGCGAACAACGCATTCACGTCGCAGGATCGCGCGCTGACCGTGATGGCGGCGGGATACCAGGGCGGCGAAGGCTATTCGATCGAAGCGCAAGTCACCCGCAATACGCTGAACGCAGCGGCAGGCGGCGTGAAAGACACGCTGAAGGTCGGCGTGGAACTCGGCGGTATCGAGCTGGGTGACGCGCCGGTCCAGATCCTGGCCGGCACGAAAGGTGACACCGCCCCGACGACCGCCGCCAACGGTCTGCAGAACATGAACCTGTCGAAGGCCGGCGCGAACAAGACGCCGAACGGTTCGTATCACCAGGCGAACGGCGTGCCGGTCAAGTTCTCGATCGCCGAAGGCACGGACAACGCCGGTGCAAAGCTCACTGGTGCGGATCTCGCCAACGTCGCGGATGGCAAGTACAACGGCGACGTGGAAGTGCGTTTCGTCGCCAGCTGGAAAACGCCTGACGCGTAA
- a CDS encoding ABC transporter permease, protein MNTSVPPPLPLPMATSIASAPKRLALHWRSALLLVPMLALLTLFCLAPMGWVLAHSVAGEHGLSFENFSAIAGSPFYRQAFGNSLIVSLHSSVLALLITLPGAVSLRRVGGRFRNAVIALTNMTGNLSGVPLAFAFVILIGTNGTLTLMLREWGWLQDFRLYSRDGLILLYTYFQLPLGLLLLYPALDALDDHWQDAAALLGAGHCAYWRHVALPVLAPALLGTFILLLANAMGAYATAFALTSGNFNLVTVRIASLVSGNIDLQPGLAAAMSVMLVGLLALVAAVNQWLLKRSYHAR, encoded by the coding sequence ATGAATACTTCCGTCCCCCCGCCGCTGCCGCTTCCGATGGCGACCAGCATCGCGTCCGCCCCCAAGCGTCTTGCGCTTCACTGGCGCTCGGCGCTGCTGCTCGTACCGATGCTTGCACTGTTGACGCTGTTTTGCCTCGCGCCGATGGGCTGGGTGCTCGCGCACAGTGTCGCGGGCGAACACGGCCTGTCGTTCGAGAACTTCAGCGCGATCGCCGGCTCGCCGTTCTATCGCCAGGCCTTCGGCAACAGTCTGATCGTTTCGCTCCATTCGAGCGTGCTGGCGCTGCTGATCACGCTGCCCGGTGCGGTTTCCCTGCGCCGCGTAGGCGGGCGCTTCCGTAACGCCGTGATCGCACTGACCAACATGACCGGCAATCTGTCCGGCGTGCCGCTCGCATTCGCTTTCGTTATCCTGATCGGCACCAACGGCACGCTCACGCTGATGCTGCGCGAATGGGGCTGGCTGCAGGATTTCCGTCTGTATTCGCGCGACGGGCTGATCCTGCTGTACACGTACTTCCAGTTGCCGCTCGGTTTGCTGCTGCTCTATCCGGCGCTCGACGCGCTCGACGACCACTGGCAGGATGCAGCGGCACTGCTCGGCGCGGGCCATTGCGCGTACTGGCGTCATGTCGCGCTACCGGTGCTGGCACCGGCGCTGCTCGGCACATTCATCCTGCTGCTCGCGAACGCGATGGGCGCCTATGCGACTGCGTTCGCGCTGACGTCGGGCAACTTCAACCTCGTGACCGTGCGGATCGCAAGTCTCGTATCCGGCAACATCGATCTGCAGCCGGGCCTGGCCGCCGCGATGTCGGTGATGCTCGTCGGACTGCTCGCGCTCGTCGCCGCTGTCAACCAGTGGCTGCTGAAGAGGAGCTACCATGCGCGCTGA
- a CDS encoding response regulator transcription factor, whose product MNQFSIRVVIADDHPTVLGGLVHTLEPISTVKVVATCGNATELIKTLERQPCDIIVSDYAMPGGEYADGLALFEYLQRHYPDIGLIALTVMDSPVVIRSLMSIGISSILSKSDATGHIVTAIHARYAGGAYLSPIIEAIVKQAEIDSPGAAQPLSPREHEVVRLFASGLSTTEISKRLNRSKQTVSTQKAAAMRKLGVANDVELIRYAIDAKLIPASPRNTE is encoded by the coding sequence ATGAACCAGTTTTCGATACGAGTGGTTATCGCGGACGATCATCCGACGGTGCTGGGTGGGCTCGTCCACACGCTGGAGCCGATTAGCACCGTCAAGGTCGTCGCGACGTGCGGGAACGCGACCGAACTCATCAAGACACTCGAGCGGCAGCCCTGCGACATAATCGTCTCCGACTATGCGATGCCGGGCGGCGAATACGCCGACGGTCTCGCGCTCTTCGAGTACCTGCAGCGGCATTATCCGGACATTGGCCTCATTGCGTTGACGGTAATGGACAGCCCCGTCGTGATCCGCTCGCTGATGTCGATCGGCATTTCGTCGATCCTGAGCAAATCCGATGCGACCGGCCATATCGTCACCGCGATTCATGCACGTTATGCGGGCGGTGCGTATTTATCGCCGATCATCGAAGCGATCGTCAAGCAGGCGGAGATCGATTCGCCGGGCGCCGCACAACCGCTGTCGCCACGCGAACACGAAGTGGTCCGGCTGTTCGCATCCGGCCTGTCGACGACCGAAATCAGCAAGCGCCTGAACCGCAGCAAGCAAACGGTGAGCACGCAGAAGGCGGCGGCAATGCGCAAGCTCGGCGTCGCGAACGACGTGGAATTGATCCGCTACGCGATCGACGCGAAACTGATTCCCGCCTCCCCTCGCAACACAGAATGA
- a CDS encoding sugar phosphate isomerase/epimerase family protein: MNHNVPDPSQWPVPALTRALAQKLLDRLDKVRLFGHAYPLLTNLTHGRYRPIDLLDFAWRHELDGMCIHVLDGDVNSLARMPDDGLRAVAERAQTLGLALHLELSSTARADVDEAARIAEVMGVHDLRVYSRYEGRLSSVMTKIEADLRYVAQLAERFDLHVDFEQHEELKSAEIAALLRRVNHPRINALFDFGNMINACEQPLSALRNLAPHIRQVHMKGVRVVPEVGGFGHYGVLQGSADDELPGARMLFELLMLGEDAPQVTAFILEQENHYPAPAFRMRDEEVDPFIPYREMSDTPLPAGFTVEQMMDGEERWAIDQIVYVRSVLSELRELAQRVFDTRL, encoded by the coding sequence TTGAACCACAACGTGCCCGACCCGTCGCAATGGCCAGTGCCCGCTCTTACGCGGGCGCTCGCCCAGAAACTGCTTGACCGGCTCGACAAGGTGCGATTGTTCGGCCACGCATACCCGTTGCTGACCAATCTGACGCATGGTCGCTATCGGCCGATCGATCTGCTCGATTTCGCGTGGCGTCACGAGCTGGACGGCATGTGCATTCATGTCCTCGACGGCGACGTCAACAGTCTCGCCCGAATGCCGGACGATGGTTTGCGTGCGGTCGCCGAGCGAGCGCAAACGCTGGGCCTGGCGCTCCATCTGGAACTGAGCAGCACCGCTCGCGCCGATGTGGACGAGGCGGCACGTATCGCGGAGGTGATGGGCGTGCACGATCTGCGGGTCTATTCGCGCTATGAGGGCCGGCTGTCCTCGGTCATGACGAAAATCGAGGCGGATCTGCGCTATGTCGCGCAACTGGCCGAACGTTTCGACCTCCACGTCGACTTCGAACAGCACGAAGAACTGAAGAGCGCGGAAATCGCCGCACTGCTGCGCCGCGTAAACCATCCCCGCATCAATGCGCTGTTCGACTTCGGCAACATGATCAACGCATGCGAGCAGCCGCTGAGTGCATTGCGGAACCTGGCGCCGCACATTCGCCAAGTACACATGAAAGGCGTGCGTGTCGTGCCTGAAGTTGGCGGATTCGGTCATTACGGCGTGCTGCAGGGCAGTGCCGACGACGAGTTGCCAGGCGCGCGCATGCTGTTCGAATTGCTGATGCTGGGTGAGGATGCGCCGCAGGTGACCGCGTTCATTCTCGAACAGGAAAACCACTACCCCGCGCCAGCGTTCCGGATGCGCGATGAAGAGGTCGACCCGTTCATTCCCTATCGCGAGATGAGCGATACGCCGCTGCCGGCCGGTTTCACTGTCGAGCAGATGATGGACGGGGAGGAACGCTGGGCGATCGACCAGATCGTATATGTGCGCTCGGTTCTCAGCGAGTTGCGGGAACTCGCGCAGCGTGTGTTCGACACGCGCTTGTGA